Proteins co-encoded in one Astyanax mexicanus isolate ESR-SI-001 chromosome 1, AstMex3_surface, whole genome shotgun sequence genomic window:
- the hmbox1b gene encoding homeobox-containing protein 1 isoform X1 encodes MMPRSQLDVNIAVVSQTKGGSVRDWEQKEAGQAGKYSLLIIHLHQSGTGALQTVVNGLAGWDVCNTFRYRMSHYTDEPRFTIEQIDLLQRLRRTGMTKPEIVHALDTLERLDREHGDKFGRRIPTASDSASNNNGSTSASAPASNNSASNAATATASTTSIATQTQYRSGLSPSPSNSYATSPPQAVLPSPVSIIGIVPNGRDALATTPNGKLSPPRYPMSAAAAVRPYGFEGPDEEMDIDDKVEDLIRRDSSMVKEEIKAFLANRRISQAVVAQVTGISQSRISHWLLQQGSDLSEQKKRAFYRWYQLEKTTPGATLNMRPAPLALEEIEWRQTPPPISTAPGSFRLRRGSRFTWRKECLAVMESYFNDNQYPDEAKREEIANACNAVIQKPGKKLSDLERVTSLKVYNWFANRRKEIKRRANIGSFFQEATILESHGIDVQSPGGHSNSDDIDASDYTEQGCEMPYFEKRTMTRPFGFYRLEPTSPTQDEGTNHADHQDPISLAVEMAAVNHSILALSRPGAVTSDIKTEALDDD; translated from the exons atgatGCCCCGTTCACAGCTTGATGTCAACATTGCCGTTGTCAGTCAGACAAAAGGCGGATCAGTCAGAGACTGGGAGCAGAAGGAGGCCGGACAGGCTGGAAAATATTCACTCCTAATAATTCACCTGCATCAGTCTGGCACTGGAGCTTTACAGACTGTGGTAAATGGTCTGGCGGGCTGGGACGTTTGCAATACATTTAGGTACAG GATGTCCCACTACACAGACGAGCCTCGCTTCACCATCGAGCAGATCGATCTGCTCCAGAGGCTGCGGCGGACCGGCATGACCAAGCCCGAGATCGTCCATGCGCTGGACACCCTGGAGCGGCTGGACCGCGAGCACGGGGACAAGTTCGGCCGCCGCATCCCTACTGCCTCTGACTCCGCCTCCAACAACAACGGCTCCACCTCCGCTTCCGCACCTGCCTCCAACAACAGTGCCAGCAATGCTGCCACGGCGAccgcctccaccacctccatcgcCACTCAGACGCAGTACCGCAGCGGCCTCTCGCCGTCACCTAGCAACAGCTATGCCACGTCCCCTCCCCAGGCCGTGCTGCCCTCGCCCGTCTCTATCATCGGTATCGTGCCGAACGGTCGAGACGCCTTGGCCACGACACCCAATGGGAAGCTTTCACCTCCTCGTTACCCGATGAGCGCAGCTGCCGCAGTGAGACCGTACGGGTTTGAGGGACCAGACGAGGAGATGGACATTGATGACAAAGTGGAGGATCTTATTAG GCGGGACAGCAGTATGGTGAAGGAGGAGATCAAGGCATTCCTGGCTAATCGGCGCATCTCtcaggcagtggtggctcaggtcACAG gtatCAGTCAGAGTAGAATCTCTCACTGGCTGCTGCAACAGGGTTCAGATCTGAGCGAGCAGAAGAAGAGGGCGTTTTATCGCTGGTATCAGCTGGAGAAGACCACACcag GTGCTACTTTAAACATGCGCCCCGCTCCACTGGCCCTGGAAGAGATTGAGTGGCGTCAGACTCCACCTCCAATAAGTACTGCCCCTGGTAGTTTCCGGCTGCGCAGAGGCAGCCGTTTCACCTGGAGGAAGGAGTGTCTTGCTGTCATGGAGAG CTATTTCAATGACAACCAGTATCCTGATGAAGCCAAAAGAGAGGAGATCGCCAATGCCTGCAATGCTGTTATTCAAAAACCAG GGAAAAAGCTGTCTGACTTGGAGAGAGTCACATCTTTAAAGGTGTACAACTGGTTCGCTAACCGTCGCAAGGAGATCAAGAGGAGGGCCAATATTG GGTCTTTTTTCCAAGAAGCCACAATCCTGGAGAGCCATGGGATAGACGTGCAGAGTCCTGGAGGACATTCCAACAGCGACGACATTGACGCCAGTGACTACACTGAGCAG GGGTGTGAAATGCCCTACTTCGAGAAGAGAACCATGACTCGGCCGTTTGGTTTCTACAGGCTTGAGCCTACATCCCCCACACAG GATGAAGGCACCAATCATGCAGACCATCAGGACCCTATCTCCCTCGCTGTAGAGATGGCAGCTGTCAATCACAGCATCCTGGCTTTGTCCCGCCCAGGGGCGGTGACCAGCGACATCAAGACAGAGGCACTGGACGATGATTAA
- the hmbox1b gene encoding homeobox-containing protein 1 isoform X2 produces the protein MMPRSQLDVNIAVVSQTKGGSVRDWEQKEAGQAGKYSLLIIHLHQSGTGALQTVVNGLAGWDVCNTFRMSHYTDEPRFTIEQIDLLQRLRRTGMTKPEIVHALDTLERLDREHGDKFGRRIPTASDSASNNNGSTSASAPASNNSASNAATATASTTSIATQTQYRSGLSPSPSNSYATSPPQAVLPSPVSIIGIVPNGRDALATTPNGKLSPPRYPMSAAAAVRPYGFEGPDEEMDIDDKVEDLIRRDSSMVKEEIKAFLANRRISQAVVAQVTGISQSRISHWLLQQGSDLSEQKKRAFYRWYQLEKTTPGATLNMRPAPLALEEIEWRQTPPPISTAPGSFRLRRGSRFTWRKECLAVMESYFNDNQYPDEAKREEIANACNAVIQKPGKKLSDLERVTSLKVYNWFANRRKEIKRRANIGSFFQEATILESHGIDVQSPGGHSNSDDIDASDYTEQGCEMPYFEKRTMTRPFGFYRLEPTSPTQDEGTNHADHQDPISLAVEMAAVNHSILALSRPGAVTSDIKTEALDDD, from the exons atgatGCCCCGTTCACAGCTTGATGTCAACATTGCCGTTGTCAGTCAGACAAAAGGCGGATCAGTCAGAGACTGGGAGCAGAAGGAGGCCGGACAGGCTGGAAAATATTCACTCCTAATAATTCACCTGCATCAGTCTGGCACTGGAGCTTTACAGACTGTGGTAAATGGTCTGGCGGGCTGGGACGTTTGCAATACATTTAG GATGTCCCACTACACAGACGAGCCTCGCTTCACCATCGAGCAGATCGATCTGCTCCAGAGGCTGCGGCGGACCGGCATGACCAAGCCCGAGATCGTCCATGCGCTGGACACCCTGGAGCGGCTGGACCGCGAGCACGGGGACAAGTTCGGCCGCCGCATCCCTACTGCCTCTGACTCCGCCTCCAACAACAACGGCTCCACCTCCGCTTCCGCACCTGCCTCCAACAACAGTGCCAGCAATGCTGCCACGGCGAccgcctccaccacctccatcgcCACTCAGACGCAGTACCGCAGCGGCCTCTCGCCGTCACCTAGCAACAGCTATGCCACGTCCCCTCCCCAGGCCGTGCTGCCCTCGCCCGTCTCTATCATCGGTATCGTGCCGAACGGTCGAGACGCCTTGGCCACGACACCCAATGGGAAGCTTTCACCTCCTCGTTACCCGATGAGCGCAGCTGCCGCAGTGAGACCGTACGGGTTTGAGGGACCAGACGAGGAGATGGACATTGATGACAAAGTGGAGGATCTTATTAG GCGGGACAGCAGTATGGTGAAGGAGGAGATCAAGGCATTCCTGGCTAATCGGCGCATCTCtcaggcagtggtggctcaggtcACAG gtatCAGTCAGAGTAGAATCTCTCACTGGCTGCTGCAACAGGGTTCAGATCTGAGCGAGCAGAAGAAGAGGGCGTTTTATCGCTGGTATCAGCTGGAGAAGACCACACcag GTGCTACTTTAAACATGCGCCCCGCTCCACTGGCCCTGGAAGAGATTGAGTGGCGTCAGACTCCACCTCCAATAAGTACTGCCCCTGGTAGTTTCCGGCTGCGCAGAGGCAGCCGTTTCACCTGGAGGAAGGAGTGTCTTGCTGTCATGGAGAG CTATTTCAATGACAACCAGTATCCTGATGAAGCCAAAAGAGAGGAGATCGCCAATGCCTGCAATGCTGTTATTCAAAAACCAG GGAAAAAGCTGTCTGACTTGGAGAGAGTCACATCTTTAAAGGTGTACAACTGGTTCGCTAACCGTCGCAAGGAGATCAAGAGGAGGGCCAATATTG GGTCTTTTTTCCAAGAAGCCACAATCCTGGAGAGCCATGGGATAGACGTGCAGAGTCCTGGAGGACATTCCAACAGCGACGACATTGACGCCAGTGACTACACTGAGCAG GGGTGTGAAATGCCCTACTTCGAGAAGAGAACCATGACTCGGCCGTTTGGTTTCTACAGGCTTGAGCCTACATCCCCCACACAG GATGAAGGCACCAATCATGCAGACCATCAGGACCCTATCTCCCTCGCTGTAGAGATGGCAGCTGTCAATCACAGCATCCTGGCTTTGTCCCGCCCAGGGGCGGTGACCAGCGACATCAAGACAGAGGCACTGGACGATGATTAA
- the hmbox1b gene encoding homeobox-containing protein 1 isoform X5, with product MMPRSQLDVNIAVVSQTKGGSVRDWEQKEAGQAGKYSLLIIHLHQSGTGALQTVVNGLAGWDVCNTFRYRMSHYTDEPRFTIEQIDLLQRLRRTGMTKPEIVHALDTLERLDREHGDKFGRRIPTASDSASNNNGSTSASAPASNNSASNAATATASTTSIATQTQYRSGLSPSPSNSYATSPPQAVLPSPVSIIGIVPNGRDALATTPNGKLSPPRYPMSAAAAVRPYGFEGPDEEMDIDDKVEDLIRRDSSMVKEEIKAFLANRRISQAVVAQVTGISQSRISHWLLQQGSDLSEQKKRAFYRWYQLEKTTPGATLNMRPAPLALEEIEWRQTPPPISTAPGSFRLRRGSRFTWRKECLAVMESYFNDNQYPDEAKREEIANACNAVIQKPGKKLSDLERVTSLKVYNWFANRRKEIKRRANIGSFFQEATILESHGIDVQSPGGHSNSDDIDASDYTEQGCEMPYFEKRTMTRPFGFYRLEPTSPTQHYFQQDQGYAHVTRLK from the exons atgatGCCCCGTTCACAGCTTGATGTCAACATTGCCGTTGTCAGTCAGACAAAAGGCGGATCAGTCAGAGACTGGGAGCAGAAGGAGGCCGGACAGGCTGGAAAATATTCACTCCTAATAATTCACCTGCATCAGTCTGGCACTGGAGCTTTACAGACTGTGGTAAATGGTCTGGCGGGCTGGGACGTTTGCAATACATTTAGGTACAG GATGTCCCACTACACAGACGAGCCTCGCTTCACCATCGAGCAGATCGATCTGCTCCAGAGGCTGCGGCGGACCGGCATGACCAAGCCCGAGATCGTCCATGCGCTGGACACCCTGGAGCGGCTGGACCGCGAGCACGGGGACAAGTTCGGCCGCCGCATCCCTACTGCCTCTGACTCCGCCTCCAACAACAACGGCTCCACCTCCGCTTCCGCACCTGCCTCCAACAACAGTGCCAGCAATGCTGCCACGGCGAccgcctccaccacctccatcgcCACTCAGACGCAGTACCGCAGCGGCCTCTCGCCGTCACCTAGCAACAGCTATGCCACGTCCCCTCCCCAGGCCGTGCTGCCCTCGCCCGTCTCTATCATCGGTATCGTGCCGAACGGTCGAGACGCCTTGGCCACGACACCCAATGGGAAGCTTTCACCTCCTCGTTACCCGATGAGCGCAGCTGCCGCAGTGAGACCGTACGGGTTTGAGGGACCAGACGAGGAGATGGACATTGATGACAAAGTGGAGGATCTTATTAG GCGGGACAGCAGTATGGTGAAGGAGGAGATCAAGGCATTCCTGGCTAATCGGCGCATCTCtcaggcagtggtggctcaggtcACAG gtatCAGTCAGAGTAGAATCTCTCACTGGCTGCTGCAACAGGGTTCAGATCTGAGCGAGCAGAAGAAGAGGGCGTTTTATCGCTGGTATCAGCTGGAGAAGACCACACcag GTGCTACTTTAAACATGCGCCCCGCTCCACTGGCCCTGGAAGAGATTGAGTGGCGTCAGACTCCACCTCCAATAAGTACTGCCCCTGGTAGTTTCCGGCTGCGCAGAGGCAGCCGTTTCACCTGGAGGAAGGAGTGTCTTGCTGTCATGGAGAG CTATTTCAATGACAACCAGTATCCTGATGAAGCCAAAAGAGAGGAGATCGCCAATGCCTGCAATGCTGTTATTCAAAAACCAG GGAAAAAGCTGTCTGACTTGGAGAGAGTCACATCTTTAAAGGTGTACAACTGGTTCGCTAACCGTCGCAAGGAGATCAAGAGGAGGGCCAATATTG GGTCTTTTTTCCAAGAAGCCACAATCCTGGAGAGCCATGGGATAGACGTGCAGAGTCCTGGAGGACATTCCAACAGCGACGACATTGACGCCAGTGACTACACTGAGCAG GGGTGTGAAATGCCCTACTTCGAGAAGAGAACCATGACTCGGCCGTTTGGTTTCTACAGGCTTGAGCCTACATCCCCCACACAG CACTACTTTCAACAAGACCAAGGCTACGCTCAcgttaccaggctgaagtga
- the hmbox1b gene encoding homeobox-containing protein 1 isoform X3 translates to MMPRSQLDVNIAVVSQTKGGSVRDWEQKEAGQAGKYSLLIIHLHQSGTGALQTVVNGLAGWDVCNTFRYRMSHYTDEPRFTIEQIDLLQRLRRTGMTKPEIVHALDTLERLDREHGDKFGRRIPTASDSASNNNGSTSASAPASNNSASNAATATASTTSIATQTQYRSGLSPSPSNSYATSPPQAVLPSPVSIIGIVPNGRDALATTPNGKLSPPRYPMSAAAAVRPYGFEGPDEEMDIDDKVEDLIRRDSSMVKEEIKAFLANRRISQAVVAQVTGISQSRISHWLLQQGSDLSEQKKRAFYRWYQLEKTTPGATLNMRPAPLALEEIEWRQTPPPISTAPGSFRLRRGSRFTWRKECLAVMESYFNDNQYPDEAKREEIANACNAVIQKPGKKLSDLERVTSLKVYNWFANRRKEIKRRANIEATILESHGIDVQSPGGHSNSDDIDASDYTEQGCEMPYFEKRTMTRPFGFYRLEPTSPTQDEGTNHADHQDPISLAVEMAAVNHSILALSRPGAVTSDIKTEALDDD, encoded by the exons atgatGCCCCGTTCACAGCTTGATGTCAACATTGCCGTTGTCAGTCAGACAAAAGGCGGATCAGTCAGAGACTGGGAGCAGAAGGAGGCCGGACAGGCTGGAAAATATTCACTCCTAATAATTCACCTGCATCAGTCTGGCACTGGAGCTTTACAGACTGTGGTAAATGGTCTGGCGGGCTGGGACGTTTGCAATACATTTAGGTACAG GATGTCCCACTACACAGACGAGCCTCGCTTCACCATCGAGCAGATCGATCTGCTCCAGAGGCTGCGGCGGACCGGCATGACCAAGCCCGAGATCGTCCATGCGCTGGACACCCTGGAGCGGCTGGACCGCGAGCACGGGGACAAGTTCGGCCGCCGCATCCCTACTGCCTCTGACTCCGCCTCCAACAACAACGGCTCCACCTCCGCTTCCGCACCTGCCTCCAACAACAGTGCCAGCAATGCTGCCACGGCGAccgcctccaccacctccatcgcCACTCAGACGCAGTACCGCAGCGGCCTCTCGCCGTCACCTAGCAACAGCTATGCCACGTCCCCTCCCCAGGCCGTGCTGCCCTCGCCCGTCTCTATCATCGGTATCGTGCCGAACGGTCGAGACGCCTTGGCCACGACACCCAATGGGAAGCTTTCACCTCCTCGTTACCCGATGAGCGCAGCTGCCGCAGTGAGACCGTACGGGTTTGAGGGACCAGACGAGGAGATGGACATTGATGACAAAGTGGAGGATCTTATTAG GCGGGACAGCAGTATGGTGAAGGAGGAGATCAAGGCATTCCTGGCTAATCGGCGCATCTCtcaggcagtggtggctcaggtcACAG gtatCAGTCAGAGTAGAATCTCTCACTGGCTGCTGCAACAGGGTTCAGATCTGAGCGAGCAGAAGAAGAGGGCGTTTTATCGCTGGTATCAGCTGGAGAAGACCACACcag GTGCTACTTTAAACATGCGCCCCGCTCCACTGGCCCTGGAAGAGATTGAGTGGCGTCAGACTCCACCTCCAATAAGTACTGCCCCTGGTAGTTTCCGGCTGCGCAGAGGCAGCCGTTTCACCTGGAGGAAGGAGTGTCTTGCTGTCATGGAGAG CTATTTCAATGACAACCAGTATCCTGATGAAGCCAAAAGAGAGGAGATCGCCAATGCCTGCAATGCTGTTATTCAAAAACCAG GGAAAAAGCTGTCTGACTTGGAGAGAGTCACATCTTTAAAGGTGTACAACTGGTTCGCTAACCGTCGCAAGGAGATCAAGAGGAGGGCCAATATTG AAGCCACAATCCTGGAGAGCCATGGGATAGACGTGCAGAGTCCTGGAGGACATTCCAACAGCGACGACATTGACGCCAGTGACTACACTGAGCAG GGGTGTGAAATGCCCTACTTCGAGAAGAGAACCATGACTCGGCCGTTTGGTTTCTACAGGCTTGAGCCTACATCCCCCACACAG GATGAAGGCACCAATCATGCAGACCATCAGGACCCTATCTCCCTCGCTGTAGAGATGGCAGCTGTCAATCACAGCATCCTGGCTTTGTCCCGCCCAGGGGCGGTGACCAGCGACATCAAGACAGAGGCACTGGACGATGATTAA
- the hmbox1b gene encoding homeobox-containing protein 1 isoform X4, which produces MMPRSQLDVNIAVVSQTKGGSVRDWEQKEAGQAGKYSLLIIHLHQSGTGALQTVVNGLAGWDVCNTFRYRMSHYTDEPRFTIEQIDLLQRLRRTGMTKPEIVHALDTLERLDREHGDKFGRRIPTASDSASNNNGSTSASAPASNNSASNAATATASTTSIATQTQYRSGLSPSPSNSYATSPPQAVLPSPVSIIGIVPNGRDALATTPNGKLSPPRYPMSAAAAVRPYGFEGPDEEMDIDDKVEDLIRRDSSMVKEEIKAFLANRRISQAVVAQVTGISQSRISHWLLQQGSDLSEQKKRAFYRWYQLEKTTPGATLNMRPAPLALEEIEWRQTPPPISTAPGSFRLRRGSRFTWRKECLAVMESYFNDNQYPDEAKREEIANACNAVIQKPGKKLSDLERVTSLKVYNWFANRRKEIKRRANIATILESHGIDVQSPGGHSNSDDIDASDYTEQGCEMPYFEKRTMTRPFGFYRLEPTSPTQDEGTNHADHQDPISLAVEMAAVNHSILALSRPGAVTSDIKTEALDDD; this is translated from the exons atgatGCCCCGTTCACAGCTTGATGTCAACATTGCCGTTGTCAGTCAGACAAAAGGCGGATCAGTCAGAGACTGGGAGCAGAAGGAGGCCGGACAGGCTGGAAAATATTCACTCCTAATAATTCACCTGCATCAGTCTGGCACTGGAGCTTTACAGACTGTGGTAAATGGTCTGGCGGGCTGGGACGTTTGCAATACATTTAGGTACAG GATGTCCCACTACACAGACGAGCCTCGCTTCACCATCGAGCAGATCGATCTGCTCCAGAGGCTGCGGCGGACCGGCATGACCAAGCCCGAGATCGTCCATGCGCTGGACACCCTGGAGCGGCTGGACCGCGAGCACGGGGACAAGTTCGGCCGCCGCATCCCTACTGCCTCTGACTCCGCCTCCAACAACAACGGCTCCACCTCCGCTTCCGCACCTGCCTCCAACAACAGTGCCAGCAATGCTGCCACGGCGAccgcctccaccacctccatcgcCACTCAGACGCAGTACCGCAGCGGCCTCTCGCCGTCACCTAGCAACAGCTATGCCACGTCCCCTCCCCAGGCCGTGCTGCCCTCGCCCGTCTCTATCATCGGTATCGTGCCGAACGGTCGAGACGCCTTGGCCACGACACCCAATGGGAAGCTTTCACCTCCTCGTTACCCGATGAGCGCAGCTGCCGCAGTGAGACCGTACGGGTTTGAGGGACCAGACGAGGAGATGGACATTGATGACAAAGTGGAGGATCTTATTAG GCGGGACAGCAGTATGGTGAAGGAGGAGATCAAGGCATTCCTGGCTAATCGGCGCATCTCtcaggcagtggtggctcaggtcACAG gtatCAGTCAGAGTAGAATCTCTCACTGGCTGCTGCAACAGGGTTCAGATCTGAGCGAGCAGAAGAAGAGGGCGTTTTATCGCTGGTATCAGCTGGAGAAGACCACACcag GTGCTACTTTAAACATGCGCCCCGCTCCACTGGCCCTGGAAGAGATTGAGTGGCGTCAGACTCCACCTCCAATAAGTACTGCCCCTGGTAGTTTCCGGCTGCGCAGAGGCAGCCGTTTCACCTGGAGGAAGGAGTGTCTTGCTGTCATGGAGAG CTATTTCAATGACAACCAGTATCCTGATGAAGCCAAAAGAGAGGAGATCGCCAATGCCTGCAATGCTGTTATTCAAAAACCAG GGAAAAAGCTGTCTGACTTGGAGAGAGTCACATCTTTAAAGGTGTACAACTGGTTCGCTAACCGTCGCAAGGAGATCAAGAGGAGGGCCAATATTG CCACAATCCTGGAGAGCCATGGGATAGACGTGCAGAGTCCTGGAGGACATTCCAACAGCGACGACATTGACGCCAGTGACTACACTGAGCAG GGGTGTGAAATGCCCTACTTCGAGAAGAGAACCATGACTCGGCCGTTTGGTTTCTACAGGCTTGAGCCTACATCCCCCACACAG GATGAAGGCACCAATCATGCAGACCATCAGGACCCTATCTCCCTCGCTGTAGAGATGGCAGCTGTCAATCACAGCATCCTGGCTTTGTCCCGCCCAGGGGCGGTGACCAGCGACATCAAGACAGAGGCACTGGACGATGATTAA